In the genome of Acidobacteriota bacterium, one region contains:
- a CDS encoding HAMP domain-containing histidine kinase, translating to MNHQNCHDQAGIILTEESIRLFDLIPSPVAVVGLNKEIVYANAGVYQLAQQIRHGESISVVGDMFSSEVGQAIEQFIESGVQLATVSLSTSVRAPSHSPSLLQLSRHGSTFLPHQVICLVFQEIQNSESAPHLPEGFLGGLIQHLRNPVFAMSSTLDALVARFGMTQDQEPFLAVLRAEQRRLVKMMQEILEFESPLPVEFSEIPFLTTLQVAIDHCLPVASEHTISLELAVSDDLPSFQLDSQALQQAWILLIEGAIRASAPTQKVIVRAYQENFQSQPGVTVEFLDHGVFLKDGNLARFCEPFVSKRCGESGLGFAIVKHIVDAHFGKLEAANLPGGFVQIKVWLPVKREPSTHLGLKKPGLGAEG from the coding sequence ATGAACCACCAAAATTGTCATGACCAGGCCGGAATTATTTTGACGGAAGAGTCCATTCGACTCTTTGATCTTATTCCGTCACCAGTGGCGGTGGTGGGGCTGAACAAAGAGATTGTTTATGCAAATGCTGGTGTTTACCAACTGGCGCAACAGATTCGCCATGGAGAAAGTATTTCGGTTGTGGGCGACATGTTTTCTTCAGAGGTGGGGCAGGCAATTGAGCAGTTTATTGAATCTGGAGTCCAATTGGCGACCGTTTCGCTTTCAACCTCGGTGAGAGCACCGTCGCATTCTCCCAGTCTGCTTCAACTTTCCCGGCACGGCAGCACGTTTCTTCCCCATCAGGTGATATGTCTGGTCTTTCAGGAAATCCAAAACTCAGAGTCTGCGCCTCACCTGCCGGAAGGGTTTCTGGGCGGGTTGATCCAACATCTGCGAAATCCAGTGTTTGCAATGAGTTCAACCCTGGATGCTTTGGTGGCCAGATTTGGAATGACTCAAGATCAGGAACCGTTTCTGGCTGTATTGCGGGCTGAGCAGCGGCGATTAGTCAAGATGATGCAGGAAATTTTAGAATTTGAATCGCCATTGCCAGTTGAATTCTCAGAAATACCGTTTCTGACCACACTTCAGGTTGCGATTGATCATTGCCTGCCAGTTGCCAGCGAGCACACTATTTCCCTCGAACTTGCTGTATCTGATGATCTTCCATCCTTTCAACTGGATTCACAGGCGCTCCAACAAGCCTGGATTTTGCTGATCGAAGGGGCGATTCGGGCGTCGGCACCAACCCAAAAAGTCATTGTCCGTGCTTACCAGGAGAATTTTCAGTCACAACCAGGTGTAACGGTTGAGTTTTTGGATCATGGGGTATTTCTCAAAGATGGCAATCTGGCCCGATTTTGCGAGCCTTTTGTCTCAAAAAGATGCGGCGAATCTGGGCTTGGCTTTGCCATTGTGAAGCACATTGTTGATGCCCATTTTGGGAAACTTGAAGCCGCCAATTTGCCGGGCGGATTCGTCCAAATCAAAGTATGGCTTCCCGTGAAGAGAGAGCCGTCAACACATTTGGGGCTGAAAAAACCAGGGCTTGGGGCTGAGGGCTGA